A genomic region of Micromonospora sp. NBC_01796 contains the following coding sequences:
- a CDS encoding NAD-dependent epimerase/dehydratase family protein, with protein MKVLVTGASGMLGGAVATALVLRGDRVRVLQRRPSGLTGVDEQRGDITDPAAVRAAVDGVDAVVHLAAKVSMTGAWPQFQEINIGGTTTLLDAARAAGVTRFVQVSSPSVAHHGTDLVGVGADRADPDRARGNYARSKASAELLALAADATDFAVVAVRPHLVWGPGDTQLVARIVERARSGRLALVGRGTALIDTTYVSNAAEAMVAALDRAPDDAVHGRAFVVTNGEPRTVAELVDRICVAAGATPPRLRVPVAAAKIGGAAVERVWSALRRTEEPPMTRFLAEQLSTAHWFDQRRTRAALRWSPQVTLEEGFARLAAAYGRDPR; from the coding sequence GTGAAGGTCCTCGTCACCGGCGCCAGCGGCATGCTCGGCGGTGCCGTCGCCACCGCCCTGGTGCTGCGCGGCGACCGAGTCCGCGTCCTGCAGCGCCGGCCCAGCGGCCTGACCGGGGTCGACGAGCAGCGCGGCGACATCACCGATCCGGCGGCCGTACGCGCGGCCGTCGACGGCGTGGACGCGGTGGTCCACCTGGCCGCGAAGGTGTCGATGACCGGCGCATGGCCACAGTTCCAGGAGATCAACATCGGCGGCACGACCACCCTGCTCGACGCCGCCCGGGCCGCCGGCGTGACGCGGTTCGTGCAGGTCTCCTCGCCGTCGGTCGCCCACCACGGGACCGACCTGGTGGGCGTCGGTGCCGACCGGGCCGATCCGGACCGGGCCAGGGGGAACTACGCCCGCAGCAAAGCCTCGGCCGAGCTGCTCGCCCTGGCCGCCGACGCCACCGACTTCGCCGTCGTGGCGGTCCGCCCGCACCTGGTCTGGGGACCGGGTGACACCCAGTTGGTGGCCAGGATCGTCGAACGGGCGCGGTCCGGCCGGCTGGCCCTGGTCGGCCGGGGCACCGCCCTGATCGACACGACGTACGTCAGCAACGCCGCCGAGGCCATGGTCGCCGCGCTCGACCGGGCTCCCGACGACGCCGTACACGGGCGGGCTTTTGTGGTGACCAACGGTGAGCCGCGCACGGTGGCCGAGCTGGTCGACCGGATCTGCGTCGCCGCCGGGGCGACACCACCGAGGCTCCGGGTGCCGGTGGCCGCGGCGAAGATCGGTGGCGCCGCGGTGGAGCGGGTCTGGTCGGCGCTGCGGCGGACCGAGGAACCGCCGATGACCCGGTTCCTGGCCGAGCAGTTGTCCACGGCGCACTGGTTCGACCAACGCCGCACCAGGGCGGCACTTCGCTGGTCACCGCAGGTCACCCTGGAGGAGGGATTCGCCCGGCTGGCCGCGGCGTACGGGCGCGACCCCCGGTAA